Proteins from one Comamonas flocculans genomic window:
- the trxA gene encoding thioredoxin TrxA encodes MASALIKHVSDASFEADVLKSSSPVLVDYWAEWCGPCKMIAPVLDEVAGTYEGKLTIAKMNVDDNREVPAKFGIRGIPTLMIFKDGQLAATKVGAMSKAQLTAFIDQTLA; translated from the coding sequence ATGGCCAGCGCATTGATCAAACACGTCTCGGACGCAAGCTTCGAAGCCGACGTCCTCAAGTCCTCTTCCCCGGTGCTGGTGGACTACTGGGCCGAATGGTGCGGCCCCTGCAAGATGATCGCACCGGTGCTCGACGAAGTGGCGGGCACCTATGAAGGCAAACTCACCATCGCGAAGATGAACGTGGACGATAACCGCGAAGTGCCCGCCAAATTCGGTATCCGCGGCATCCCCACGCTGATGATCTTCAAGGACGGCCAGCTCGCCGCCACCAAGGTGGGCGCGATGAGCAAGGCGCAGCTGACCGCCTTCATCGACCAGACCCTGGCCTGA
- the msrA gene encoding peptide-methionine (S)-S-oxide reductase MsrA, which yields MECIVANEQVITLGGGCFWCTEAVFERVRGITALQSGYANGRVERAPSYEEVCSGSTGCVEVVQLRFDPSQISLQSVLEIFFATHDPTQLDRQGNDVGTQYRSGIYYSEPEHGQIAREMVRELQAEGIFTAPVVTEIVPLAAFWPAETYHQEYYRNNPDQAYCSFVVGPKVAKFRKAFATHLKEGA from the coding sequence ATGGAGTGCATTGTGGCGAATGAACAAGTCATCACACTGGGCGGCGGTTGCTTTTGGTGCACGGAGGCGGTTTTCGAGCGGGTGCGCGGCATCACCGCGCTGCAAAGTGGCTACGCCAATGGTCGGGTGGAGCGTGCGCCCAGCTACGAAGAGGTCTGCTCGGGCAGCACCGGCTGCGTCGAGGTGGTGCAGCTGCGCTTTGATCCGTCGCAGATCAGCCTGCAGAGCGTGCTGGAGATCTTCTTTGCCACGCACGACCCGACCCAGCTTGACCGCCAGGGCAACGATGTGGGTACGCAATACCGCAGCGGCATCTACTACAGCGAGCCCGAGCACGGTCAGATTGCGCGCGAGATGGTGCGCGAGCTGCAGGCCGAGGGCATATTCACCGCGCCCGTGGTGACCGAGATCGTGCCGCTTGCCGCCTTCTGGCCGGCAGAAACCTACCACCAGGAGTACTACCGCAACAACCCCGACCAGGCGTACTGCAGCTTCGTGGTGGGACCCAAGGTGGCGAAATTTCGCAAGGCCTTTGCCACCCATCTGAAGGAAGGCGCGTAG
- a CDS encoding PD-(D/E)XK nuclease family protein, producing the protein MVAARQGAPAPLTGPWPHWLGEVHAQARGRGAHLARTVVLLPYAHLLPVASAAWAARFAGYMPRFQTTRSWAAEAGAFIAGARDLCFDHARDLLTARELLEHAGLGAQAPALAGRLLELARQLAPLAAAQPPDRRADWLERTHALLPAVHEGPLRLEGVLGRVAAAWVATSSHATDVLFAPALARQVDLLVIVPGLRREPLLQALGAHWGDKTLTLEHEAPAAAGAVALHLALDAEDEAERAAACVLSHLSAGRAPVALVAVDRLLVRRINALLGSAGVHAGTGLRDETGWKLSTTHAGACVLVLLRACAPRASSDEVLDWIKLAPAWALLDHRRLEQHLRKHAVRDWRAAAALLPDDPLVQQVQALRTGLLARRPLTQWLGDLRAALQTCGLWPLLQADAAGAGVIEALGLDDGALERWQAWAGARAPMSCAGFTHWTGEVLEQANFQPAVGATARVVVLPLAQLLGRSFAALVLPGADERHLPAAPEPPGPWSAAQRQALGLPVREELQREQALAWALALSAGQVDVLHRCADDSGEPVLASPLVQALRLTPGLRLQEGSDARIARALVPLPTPRPRAVGRQLPMQPLSASSYEQLRSCPYRFFALRQLGLQDEGELDVDVDKRDWGIWVHALLRHFHEALQRDPSAERLALMEAAAHEATRTLGLEGEGGEFLPFEVAWPPLRDAYLAWLQTHEAAGARFSAAEVDIRVQRGPLQLRGRIDRMDTLADGAALLIDYKTEALGKTRARAKAGSEETQLPFYALLSDAEAPRAAYLNLAEREQPSLHQLPDLQRLAAALQVGMAEDMRRIAEGMPLAALGEGSVCDWCEVRGLCRKDFWHE; encoded by the coding sequence ATGGTTGCTGCCCGCCAGGGCGCGCCGGCGCCGCTGACCGGACCCTGGCCGCACTGGCTGGGCGAGGTGCATGCGCAGGCCCGCGGCCGCGGCGCGCACCTGGCGCGCACCGTGGTGCTGCTGCCCTATGCCCACCTGCTGCCGGTGGCCAGCGCCGCCTGGGCCGCACGTTTCGCGGGCTACATGCCGCGCTTTCAGACCACGCGCAGCTGGGCGGCCGAGGCCGGCGCCTTCATTGCCGGCGCGCGCGATCTGTGCTTCGACCACGCGCGCGACCTCCTGACTGCGCGCGAACTGCTCGAGCACGCCGGCCTGGGTGCGCAGGCGCCGGCGCTGGCCGGGCGGCTGCTGGAGCTGGCGCGGCAGCTGGCCCCGCTGGCCGCGGCGCAACCCCCTGACCGGCGCGCCGACTGGCTGGAGCGCACCCACGCGCTGCTGCCCGCCGTGCACGAGGGGCCGCTGCGCCTGGAGGGCGTGCTCGGGCGCGTCGCGGCCGCCTGGGTCGCGACCTCGAGCCATGCCACCGACGTGTTGTTTGCCCCCGCGCTGGCGCGCCAGGTCGACCTGCTGGTCATCGTGCCCGGCCTGCGCCGTGAGCCCTTGCTCCAGGCCTTGGGCGCGCACTGGGGCGACAAGACGCTGACGCTGGAGCACGAGGCGCCGGCCGCCGCGGGCGCGGTGGCGCTGCACCTGGCGCTGGACGCGGAGGACGAGGCCGAGCGCGCCGCCGCCTGCGTGCTCAGCCACTTGAGCGCCGGCCGCGCGCCGGTGGCGCTCGTCGCCGTCGACCGTCTGCTCGTGCGTCGCATCAATGCGCTGCTCGGCAGTGCCGGCGTGCACGCCGGCACCGGGCTGCGCGACGAGACGGGCTGGAAGCTTTCGACCACGCACGCGGGCGCCTGCGTGCTGGTGCTGCTGCGCGCCTGCGCGCCGCGCGCATCCAGCGACGAGGTGCTCGACTGGATCAAGCTTGCGCCCGCCTGGGCGCTGCTGGACCACCGGCGGCTGGAGCAGCACTTGCGCAAGCATGCGGTGCGCGACTGGCGCGCCGCCGCCGCGCTGCTGCCTGACGACCCCCTGGTGCAGCAGGTGCAGGCGCTGCGCACCGGCCTGCTTGCCCGCCGGCCGCTCACGCAGTGGCTCGGCGACTTGCGCGCCGCGCTGCAGACCTGTGGCCTCTGGCCCCTGCTGCAGGCCGACGCGGCGGGCGCGGGGGTGATAGAGGCGCTGGGCCTGGACGATGGGGCGCTGGAGCGCTGGCAGGCCTGGGCCGGCGCGCGGGCGCCGATGTCCTGTGCCGGCTTCACGCACTGGACGGGCGAGGTGCTGGAGCAGGCCAACTTCCAGCCCGCCGTGGGCGCAACGGCGCGCGTGGTGGTGCTGCCCTTGGCGCAGCTGCTGGGGCGCAGCTTTGCGGCGCTGGTGCTGCCGGGCGCCGACGAGCGCCATCTGCCCGCCGCGCCCGAGCCGCCCGGCCCGTGGAGCGCGGCGCAGCGCCAAGCGTTGGGCCTGCCCGTGCGCGAAGAGCTGCAGCGCGAGCAGGCGCTGGCCTGGGCCCTGGCGCTGTCGGCCGGCCAGGTGGACGTGCTGCACCGCTGCGCCGATGACAGCGGCGAGCCGGTGCTCGCTTCGCCGCTCGTGCAGGCGCTGCGGCTCACGCCCGGCCTGCGCCTGCAGGAGGGCAGCGATGCGCGCATCGCGCGGGCGCTGGTGCCCCTGCCGACCCCGCGCCCGCGCGCCGTGGGCAGGCAGTTGCCGATGCAGCCGCTCTCGGCCAGCAGCTACGAGCAGTTACGCAGCTGCCCCTACCGCTTCTTCGCGCTGCGCCAGCTCGGCTTGCAGGACGAGGGCGAGCTGGACGTGGACGTGGACAAGCGCGACTGGGGCATCTGGGTGCATGCGCTGCTGCGCCACTTCCATGAAGCGCTGCAGCGCGATCCCTCGGCCGAGCGCCTGGCGCTGATGGAGGCCGCCGCGCATGAGGCTACGCGCACGCTTGGGCTGGAGGGCGAGGGGGGCGAGTTCCTGCCCTTCGAGGTGGCCTGGCCGCCGCTGCGCGATGCCTATCTCGCCTGGCTGCAGACGCACGAGGCGGCCGGCGCGCGCTTCAGCGCCGCCGAGGTGGACATCCGCGTGCAGCGCGGCCCGCTGCAGCTGCGCGGGCGCATCGACCGCATGGATACGCTCGCCGATGGCGCGGCGCTGCTGATCGACTACAAGACCGAAGCGCTCGGCAAGACCAGGGCGCGCGCCAAGGCGGGCAGTGAAGAGACGCAGCTGCCGTTCTACGCGCTGCTCTCGGACGCCGAGGCGCCGCGCGCCGCTTACCTCAACCTGGCCGAGCGCGAGCAGCCCAGCCTGCATCAACTGCCTGATCTGCAGCGCCTGGCCGCCGCCTTGCAGGTGGGCATGGCCGAGGACATGCGGCGCATCGCCGAGGGCATGCCGCTGGCCGCGCTGGGAGAAGGCAGCGTTTGCGACTGGTGCGAAGTGCGCGGCCTGTGCCGCAAGGACTTCTGGCATGAATGA
- a CDS encoding type B 50S ribosomal protein L31, which translates to MREGIHPDYREVLFVDLSNGFKFVTRSCVTTKETDTFEGKEYPLYKLDTSSESHPFYTGTQKSVDSMGGRVEKFRNRFGRTSAR; encoded by the coding sequence ATGCGTGAAGGCATACACCCCGACTACCGCGAAGTGCTGTTCGTGGACCTCTCCAACGGCTTCAAGTTCGTCACGCGCTCGTGCGTCACGACGAAGGAAACCGACACCTTCGAGGGCAAGGAGTACCCGCTGTACAAGCTCGACACTTCCAGCGAGTCGCACCCCTTCTACACCGGCACGCAGAAGTCGGTGGACAGCATGGGCGGGCGCGTCGAGAAGTTCCGCAACCGCTTTGGACGCACCAGCGCCCGCTGA
- the rho gene encoding transcription termination factor Rho — MHLNELKALHVSEVLKQAEELGVENGGRMRKQELMFAIIKKRAKAGEQVFADGVLEILPDGFGFLRSPDTSYTASTDDIYISPSQVRRFNLHTGDMIEGEVRIPKDGERYFALTKLDKVNGNPPEQNKHKVMFENLTPLFPKEQMKLERDIKGEENITGRIIDIIAPIGRGQRALIVAPPKSGKTVMMQHIAHAITSNYPDVILMVLLVDERPEEVTEMQRSVRGEIIASTFDEPATRHVHVAEMVIERAKRLVELGQDVVILLDSITRLARAYNNVVPSSGKVLTGGVDANALQRPKRFFGAARNIEEGGSLTIIATALVDTGSRMDEVIFEEFKGTGNSELHLNRRLYEKRVFPAIELNKSGTRREELLLAPEVLQKTRILRQFMYNMDEIESMELMIKKMRETKSNVDFFEAMRRGG; from the coding sequence ATGCACCTTAACGAATTGAAGGCCCTGCACGTCTCCGAAGTGCTCAAGCAGGCCGAAGAGCTTGGCGTCGAAAACGGCGGCCGCATGCGCAAGCAGGAGCTGATGTTCGCCATCATCAAGAAGCGCGCCAAGGCCGGCGAGCAGGTGTTCGCCGACGGCGTGCTGGAGATCCTGCCCGACGGCTTCGGGTTCCTGCGCAGCCCCGACACCAGCTACACCGCCAGCACCGACGACATCTACATCTCGCCCAGCCAGGTGCGCCGCTTCAACCTGCACACCGGCGACATGATCGAGGGCGAGGTGCGCATCCCCAAGGACGGCGAGCGCTACTTTGCCCTGACCAAGCTGGACAAGGTCAACGGCAACCCGCCCGAGCAGAACAAGCACAAGGTGATGTTCGAGAACCTGACGCCGCTGTTCCCCAAGGAGCAGATGAAACTCGAGCGCGACATCAAGGGCGAGGAGAACATCACCGGCCGCATCATCGACATCATCGCCCCCATCGGGCGCGGACAGCGCGCGCTGATCGTCGCGCCGCCCAAGAGCGGCAAGACGGTGATGATGCAGCACATCGCCCATGCCATCACCTCCAACTATCCGGACGTGATCCTCATGGTGCTGCTGGTAGACGAGCGCCCCGAGGAAGTGACCGAGATGCAGCGCTCGGTGCGCGGCGAGATCATCGCCTCCACCTTCGACGAGCCGGCCACGCGCCACGTCCACGTGGCCGAGATGGTGATCGAGCGCGCCAAGCGCCTGGTCGAACTCGGCCAGGACGTGGTCATCCTGCTGGACTCCATCACCCGCCTGGCGCGCGCCTACAACAACGTCGTGCCGTCTTCCGGCAAGGTGCTCACCGGCGGCGTGGACGCCAATGCGCTGCAGCGCCCCAAGCGCTTCTTCGGCGCGGCGCGCAACATCGAGGAAGGCGGCTCGCTCACCATCATCGCCACCGCGCTGGTCGACACCGGCAGCCGCATGGACGAGGTGATCTTCGAGGAGTTCAAGGGCACGGGCAACAGCGAGCTGCACCTGAACCGGCGCCTGTACGAAAAGCGCGTGTTCCCCGCCATCGAGCTCAACAAGAGCGGCACGCGCCGCGAAGAGCTGCTGCTGGCGCCCGAGGTACTGCAAAAGACCCGCATCCTGCGCCAGTTCATGTACAACATGGACGAGATCGAATCCATGGAGCTCATGATCAAGAAAATGCGCGAGACCAAGAGCAACGTCGACTTCTTCGAAGCCATGCGCCGCGGCGGTTGA
- a CDS encoding energy-coupling factor ABC transporter ATP-binding protein translates to MTAPSPGWRLRSIGLRRGQRTIFQNLSLDLDEARIALIGHNGAGKSSLLRLLVGLDAPQQGSLSWAGQAADMARRAHGSPGGRLASLMFQNPDDQIIFPTVAEELQLSWRSAHDGNRKGARSGALQFLEQHGLLHWADRAMGTLSQGERQWVCWLAMLLARPRVLLLDEPYASLDLPGQLRLAADIRRCTQQVIISTHVLHPVRDFARVIWLEDGRVRADGPGREVCPAYEAEARRNFANATGDG, encoded by the coding sequence GTGACTGCACCCTCCCCCGGCTGGCGGCTGCGCAGCATTGGTCTGCGCCGCGGCCAACGCACGATCTTCCAGAACCTCAGCCTCGACCTGGATGAAGCGCGCATCGCCCTGATCGGGCACAACGGGGCTGGCAAATCCAGCCTGCTGCGCCTGCTCGTGGGCCTGGACGCGCCGCAACAAGGCAGTCTGAGCTGGGCTGGACAAGCCGCCGATATGGCCCGTCGCGCCCATGGGTCTCCAGGCGGGCGGCTCGCGAGCCTGATGTTCCAGAACCCGGACGACCAGATCATTTTCCCGACGGTTGCGGAAGAGCTCCAGTTGTCATGGCGCAGCGCCCATGACGGCAATCGCAAGGGGGCTCGCAGCGGAGCGCTCCAATTTCTGGAGCAACACGGCCTGCTGCACTGGGCCGACAGGGCCATGGGCACGCTGAGCCAGGGCGAGCGCCAGTGGGTGTGCTGGCTGGCGATGCTGCTCGCCCGGCCCCGGGTGCTGCTGCTTGATGAACCCTACGCCAGCCTGGACTTGCCAGGCCAGCTGCGCCTGGCGGCCGACATACGCCGCTGCACGCAACAGGTGATCATCTCTACCCATGTGCTGCATCCCGTGCGCGACTTTGCGCGCGTGATCTGGCTGGAGGATGGCCGGGTACGGGCCGACGGCCCTGGCCGGGAAGTCTGCCCGGCCTATGAAGCAGAGGCCCGGCGCAACTTTGCCAACGCAACCGGCGACGGGTGA
- a CDS encoding CbiQ family ECF transporter T component, which yields MGSLYSEYTTWLHHGSAGAKLLALSLAGMLLFATSQPGALAAASLLCAALYASLGQATLGSRRLLGSVTAAAALVAAFHAWMGTWQTGLASALRLASVCMLGIAFTVTTRSSDIVEVLQRLLEPLRPLGVQPEQLSLQLALMLRFTEHFFIQWKKLDEAHRVRTGRAGGLRLVAPLTVQMLKTMRSAGDALYVRLGRD from the coding sequence ATGGGCAGTCTCTACAGCGAATACACCACCTGGCTGCACCATGGGAGCGCTGGAGCCAAGCTGCTGGCGCTGTCCCTGGCAGGCATGTTGTTGTTTGCCACCAGCCAGCCCGGTGCCCTGGCCGCCGCTTCCCTGCTGTGCGCGGCGCTCTACGCGAGCCTCGGGCAGGCCACGCTGGGCTCGCGGCGCCTGCTTGGGTCGGTCACCGCCGCCGCAGCGCTGGTCGCTGCGTTTCACGCCTGGATGGGCACCTGGCAGACGGGGCTGGCCAGTGCCTTGCGCCTGGCCAGCGTCTGCATGCTCGGCATCGCCTTCACCGTCACCACACGCAGCAGCGATATCGTCGAGGTGCTGCAGCGCCTGCTCGAGCCACTGCGCCCGCTCGGCGTCCAGCCCGAACAGCTGTCGCTGCAGCTGGCCTTGATGCTGCGCTTTACCGAGCATTTCTTCATCCAGTGGAAAAAGCTTGACGAGGCGCACCGCGTGCGCACCGGCCGCGCCGGCGGCTTGCGGCTGGTTGCGCCTCTCACGGTGCAGATGCTCAAGACCATGCGCAGCGCAGGCGACGCACTCTACGTGCGCCTGGGGCGGGACTGA
- a CDS encoding MATE family efflux transporter, protein MAARSGIAHHALTVLVGQLAVMAFGVTDTIVTGRYSQDSLAALSIGSAVFVSVYVAVMGLFQALLPIWAELHGARRPQAIGASVRQTLYLWLAASALGMAILLHPGAVLRATEVPGALQTEVRSYLAILAFALPPALLFRIYSTLSQAVDRPQFVTWLQLASLLPKLPLSLWFTFGGAGLAPQGAPGCAWATLVVNYLLLGVALAMLARHPSFRRLALWHRPQAPDWAELRQFLRLGLPAALSITVEVTSFTLMALFIARQGALAAAAHQIAANLAAVLYMVPLSLAIAVSAHVSFCRGAGEETQAAKLALQGFMASALIGCALAAILFLSRTPLAALYTTSTDVAALATALLAWVAVYHVADSMQTLCIFVLRSYRITLAPLLIYGVLLWGLGLGGGYTIAYRGWQGYGPWPSPLPFWGASTAALAITALVLLWLLTRALRWHTRSPSQTRRTAGASRMDSA, encoded by the coding sequence ATGGCGGCGCGCTCGGGCATCGCCCACCACGCCCTCACGGTGCTGGTGGGGCAGCTGGCAGTGATGGCCTTCGGGGTGACGGACACCATCGTGACCGGCCGCTATTCGCAGGACTCGCTGGCAGCGCTGTCCATAGGTTCGGCGGTGTTCGTGAGCGTCTACGTCGCGGTGATGGGGCTCTTTCAGGCGCTGTTGCCGATCTGGGCCGAACTGCACGGCGCACGGCGCCCGCAGGCCATCGGTGCCAGCGTGCGCCAGACGCTGTATCTGTGGCTGGCAGCGAGTGCGCTCGGCATGGCCATCCTGCTGCACCCGGGCGCCGTCCTGCGCGCAACCGAGGTGCCGGGCGCCCTGCAGACCGAGGTGCGCAGCTACCTGGCGATACTCGCCTTCGCGCTGCCGCCGGCGCTGCTGTTTCGCATCTACAGCACGCTCAGCCAGGCGGTCGACCGGCCGCAGTTCGTCACCTGGCTGCAGCTGGCTTCGCTGCTGCCCAAGCTGCCGCTGTCGCTGTGGTTCACCTTCGGCGGCGCCGGTCTTGCGCCCCAGGGCGCGCCGGGCTGCGCCTGGGCGACGCTGGTGGTCAACTACCTGCTGCTCGGCGTGGCGCTGGCGATGCTGGCGCGCCACCCATCGTTTCGGCGCCTGGCGCTGTGGCACCGGCCGCAGGCGCCCGACTGGGCAGAGCTGCGGCAGTTCTTGCGTCTGGGCCTGCCGGCGGCGCTGTCCATCACGGTAGAGGTCACATCCTTCACGCTGATGGCGCTTTTCATCGCGCGCCAGGGCGCGCTCGCGGCCGCGGCGCACCAGATTGCCGCCAATCTTGCGGCGGTGCTCTACATGGTGCCGCTGTCGCTGGCGATAGCGGTCAGCGCCCATGTGAGCTTCTGCCGCGGCGCCGGCGAGGAAACTCAGGCTGCCAAGCTGGCTTTGCAAGGTTTTATGGCCTCAGCCCTTATCGGGTGTGCGTTGGCAGCTATCCTTTTTTTATCCCGTACACCTTTGGCGGCGCTCTACACCACGAGCACCGATGTGGCCGCGCTGGCCACTGCCCTGCTGGCCTGGGTAGCCGTCTACCACGTGGCGGACTCGATGCAGACGCTGTGCATCTTCGTGCTGCGCAGCTACCGCATCACGCTGGCGCCGCTGCTGATCTATGGCGTGCTGCTCTGGGGTCTGGGTCTGGGTGGCGGCTACACCATCGCCTATCGCGGCTGGCAGGGTTACGGGCCATGGCCTTCTCCGCTGCCGTTCTGGGGCGCAAGTACCGCCGCGCTGGCCATCACCGCGCTGGTGCTGCTGTGGCTGCTGACCCGCGCCCTGCGCTGGCATACCCGGTCTCCGAGCCAGACCCGCAGGACTGCGGGCGCTTCAAGGATGGACAGCGCTTGA
- a CDS encoding protein-L-isoaspartate O-methyltransferase family protein produces the protein MNLPLNTLADPSDRLEQARYNMIEQQVRPWDVSDAQVLEVMQRLHREDFVPAPYRDMAFTDMEIPLHDDPVEAIRLGQIMLAPRVEARMLQDLKLKASDRVLEVGAGSGFMAAMLASLTADVTSLEIEERLARMAGANLARAGITNARVLHANAAEAIAGGPYDVIVLSGSVAQVPQALLDLLAPDGRLGAIVGFKPMMRATFMERSGNGFSTTEPWDVVTARLRHFPQPSQFKF, from the coding sequence ATGAATCTGCCCTTGAACACGCTCGCCGACCCCAGCGATCGCCTCGAGCAGGCGCGCTACAACATGATCGAGCAACAGGTGCGCCCCTGGGACGTCTCCGACGCTCAAGTGCTGGAAGTGATGCAGCGTCTGCACCGGGAAGACTTTGTGCCCGCGCCCTACCGCGACATGGCGTTCACGGACATGGAGATCCCGCTGCACGACGATCCGGTCGAGGCCATCCGGCTGGGCCAGATCATGCTGGCGCCACGTGTCGAAGCGCGCATGCTGCAGGACCTCAAACTCAAGGCCAGCGACCGCGTCCTCGAGGTCGGCGCGGGCTCGGGCTTCATGGCCGCGATGCTGGCAAGCCTGACGGCGGACGTCACCTCACTCGAAATCGAAGAACGGCTGGCGCGCATGGCCGGCGCCAACCTGGCCCGGGCCGGCATCACCAACGCGCGCGTGCTGCATGCGAACGCCGCCGAAGCAATCGCGGGTGGCCCCTACGACGTGATCGTTCTCAGCGGTTCGGTCGCACAGGTGCCCCAAGCCTTGCTGGACCTGCTGGCACCGGACGGCCGGCTCGGCGCCATCGTCGGTTTCAAGCCGATGATGCGCGCGACCTTCATGGAGCGCAGCGGCAACGGGTTTTCCACCACCGAGCCGTGGGATGTGGTCACCGCACGGCTGCGCCACTTCCCGCAGCCGTCGCAGTTCAAGTTCTGA